One genomic segment of Burkholderia pyrrocinia includes these proteins:
- the rpsC gene encoding 30S ribosomal protein S3, whose protein sequence is MGQKIHPTGFRLAVSRNWASRWYANNNNFAAMLQEDIGVREYLKKKLKNASVGRVVIERPAKNARITIYSSRPGVVIGKKGEDIEQLKTELQRRMGVPVHVNIEEIRKPETDAQLIADSITQQLERRIMFRRAMKRAMQNAMRLGAQGIKIMSAGRLNGIEIARTEWYREGRVPLHTLRADIDYATSEAKTTYGIIGVKVWVYKGDTLGRNDAPVVEEVAEDKRPRRNARPGDRRPRRDGEGGAPGARRGAPRRGAGKPEDGKTGE, encoded by the coding sequence ATGGGACAGAAAATTCATCCGACTGGCTTCCGCCTGGCTGTCAGCCGTAATTGGGCTTCGCGTTGGTACGCGAACAACAACAATTTCGCGGCGATGCTGCAGGAAGACATCGGTGTTCGTGAATACCTGAAGAAGAAGCTGAAGAACGCTTCGGTCGGTCGGGTCGTCATCGAGCGTCCGGCAAAGAACGCGCGCATCACGATTTACAGCTCGCGTCCGGGCGTCGTCATCGGCAAGAAGGGCGAGGATATCGAACAGCTGAAGACGGAACTGCAACGCCGCATGGGCGTTCCGGTTCACGTCAACATCGAAGAGATCCGCAAGCCGGAAACCGATGCGCAACTGATCGCTGACTCGATCACGCAACAGCTCGAGCGCCGGATCATGTTCCGTCGCGCGATGAAGCGTGCGATGCAGAACGCGATGCGTCTGGGTGCTCAGGGCATCAAGATCATGAGCGCAGGCCGTCTGAACGGTATCGAAATCGCACGTACGGAGTGGTATCGCGAAGGTCGCGTGCCGCTTCACACGCTGCGTGCCGACATCGACTACGCGACTTCGGAAGCGAAGACGACCTACGGGATCATCGGCGTCAAGGTGTGGGTGTACAAGGGCGACACGCTCGGCCGCAATGACGCGCCGGTGGTGGAAGAAGTAGCCGAAGACAAGCGTCCGCGTCGCAATGCGCGTCCGGGCGACCGTCGTCCGCGCCGTGATGGCGAAGGCGGCGCTCCGGGTGCTCGCCGTGGCGCACCGCGCCGTGGCGCCGGCAAGCCCGAAGACGGCAAGACTGGAGAATAA
- the rplV gene encoding 50S ribosomal protein L22: protein MEVKAIHRGARISAQKTRLVADQIRGLPVDKALNVLTFSPKKAAGIVKKVVLSAIANAEHNEGADIDELKITSIYVDKAASLKRFTARAKGRGNRIEKQSCHITVTVGN from the coding sequence ATGGAAGTGAAAGCAATTCATCGCGGTGCCCGCATCTCGGCGCAAAAAACGCGCCTTGTGGCTGACCAGATCCGCGGTTTGCCGGTCGACAAGGCGCTGAACGTTCTGACGTTCTCGCCGAAGAAGGCGGCTGGCATCGTGAAGAAGGTTGTGCTGTCGGCAATCGCGAATGCGGAGCACAACGAAGGCGCCGATATCGACGAGCTCAAGATCACGAGCATCTACGTCGACAAGGCTGCATCGCTCAAGCGTTTCACCGCGCGCGCCAAGGGCCGCGGTAACCGCATCGAGAAGCAATCCTGTCACATCACTGTGACGGTCGGGAATTAA
- the rpsS gene encoding 30S ribosomal protein S19, producing MARSVKKGPFCDAHLLKKVEAAAASRDKKPIKTWSRRSTILPDFIGLTIAVHNGRQHVPVYISENMVGHKLGEFALTRTFKGHAADKKAKK from the coding sequence ATGGCACGTTCTGTTAAAAAAGGTCCGTTCTGCGACGCCCATTTGCTGAAGAAAGTTGAGGCGGCTGCAGCTTCGCGCGACAAAAAGCCGATCAAGACCTGGTCGCGTCGCTCGACGATTCTGCCGGATTTCATCGGCCTGACGATCGCTGTTCACAACGGCCGTCAACACGTTCCGGTGTACATCTCGGAAAACATGGTCGGCCACAAGCTTGGCGAGTTCGCACTGACCCGTACGTTCAAGGGTCACGCAGCCGACAAGAAGGCCAAGAAATAA
- the rplB gene encoding 50S ribosomal protein L2, whose amino-acid sequence MAIVKVKPTSPGRRAMVKVVNKNLHQGKPFAALLDSQSSTAGRNNNGRITTRHKGGGHKQHYRIVDFRRTKDGIPAKVERLEYDPNRSANIALVLYADGERRYIIAPKGLTVGQQLMSGSEAPIRAGNTLPIRNIPVGTTIHCIEMLPGKGAQMARSAGTSAMLLAREGVYAQVRLRSGEIRRVHIECRATIGEVGNEEHSLRQIGKAGANRWRGIRPTVRGVAMNPVDHPHGGGEGKTAAGRDPVSPWGTPAKGYRTRSNKRTTTMIVQRRHKR is encoded by the coding sequence ATGGCAATCGTTAAAGTTAAACCGACTTCGCCGGGTCGCCGCGCGATGGTCAAGGTGGTCAACAAGAATCTGCACCAGGGCAAGCCGTTCGCGGCACTGCTCGACTCGCAGAGCTCGACCGCCGGCCGTAACAACAACGGCCGCATCACCACGCGCCACAAGGGCGGTGGTCACAAGCAGCACTATCGTATCGTCGATTTCCGTCGCACGAAGGATGGCATCCCGGCAAAGGTCGAGCGTCTCGAGTACGACCCGAACCGCAGCGCAAACATCGCGCTGGTGCTCTACGCAGACGGCGAGCGTCGCTACATCATCGCCCCGAAGGGCCTGACCGTCGGCCAACAGCTGATGTCGGGTTCGGAAGCGCCGATCCGTGCAGGCAACACGCTGCCGATCCGCAACATTCCGGTCGGTACGACGATCCACTGCATCGAGATGCTGCCGGGCAAGGGCGCGCAAATGGCGCGTTCGGCTGGCACGTCGGCCATGCTGCTGGCGCGCGAAGGCGTCTACGCGCAGGTTCGCCTGCGTTCGGGCGAAATCCGCCGCGTGCACATCGAGTGCCGTGCAACGATCGGTGAAGTCGGCAACGAAGAGCATAGCCTGCGCCAGATCGGCAAGGCTGGCGCGAACCGCTGGCGCGGTATCCGCCCGACGGTGCGTGGCGTTGCGATGAACCCGGTCGATCACCCGCACGGTGGTGGTGAGGGCAAGACGGCTGCAGGTCGCGACCCGGTGAGCCCGTGGGGTACGCCGGCTAAGGGTTACCGCACCCGCAGCAACAAGCGCACGACGACGATGATCGTCCAGCGCCGTCACAAGCGTTAA
- the rplW gene encoding 50S ribosomal protein L23, whose product MSEIRKNDHRLMQVLLAPVISEKATLVADKNEQVVFEVAPDATKQEVKAAVELLFKVEVDSVNVLVQKGKQKRFGRSMGRRKDVKKAYVCLKPGQEINFEAEAK is encoded by the coding sequence ATGAGCGAGATTCGCAAGAACGATCATCGTTTGATGCAGGTCCTGCTCGCACCGGTGATCTCGGAAAAGGCGACGCTGGTTGCCGACAAGAACGAGCAAGTCGTGTTCGAAGTCGCGCCGGATGCCACGAAGCAGGAAGTGAAGGCGGCTGTCGAGCTGCTGTTCAAGGTTGAAGTTGACTCCGTCAACGTGCTGGTTCAGAAGGGCAAGCAGAAGCGCTTTGGCCGTTCGATGGGCCGCCGCAAGGACGTGAAGAAGGCGTACGTTTGCCTGAAGCCCGGCCAGGAAATCAACTTTGAAGCGGAGGCCAAGTAA
- the rplD gene encoding 50S ribosomal protein L4 encodes MELKLLNENGQEGAVVNASDVVFGRDYNEALIHQVVVAYQANARQGNRAQKDREQVKHTTKKPWRQKGTGRARAGMSSSPLWRGGGRIFPNSPEENFSHKVNKKMHRAGLCSIFSQLAREGRLSVVEDIILEAPKTKLLAEKFKTMGLDSVLIITDTVDENLYLASRNLPHVAIVEPRYADPLSLIYFKKVLVTKAAVAQIEELLS; translated from the coding sequence ATGGAACTCAAGCTCCTGAACGAAAATGGTCAGGAAGGTGCAGTGGTCAACGCATCGGACGTCGTGTTCGGTCGTGACTACAACGAAGCGCTGATCCACCAGGTCGTCGTCGCTTACCAGGCGAATGCTCGCCAGGGTAACCGCGCGCAGAAGGACCGCGAGCAGGTCAAGCACACGACCAAGAAGCCGTGGCGCCAGAAGGGTACGGGCCGCGCTCGTGCCGGTATGTCGTCGAGCCCGCTGTGGCGTGGCGGTGGTCGTATCTTCCCGAATTCGCCGGAAGAAAACTTCTCGCACAAGGTCAACAAGAAGATGCATCGCGCAGGTCTCTGCTCGATCTTCTCGCAGCTGGCCCGTGAAGGCCGTCTGTCGGTCGTCGAGGACATCATCCTCGAAGCGCCGAAGACCAAGCTGCTGGCCGAAAAATTCAAGACCATGGGTCTCGACTCCGTGCTGATCATTACCGACACGGTTGACGAAAACCTGTACCTGGCTTCGCGCAACCTGCCGCACGTGGCAATTGTCGAGCCGCGCTACGCTGACCCGCTGTCGCTGATCTACTTCAAGAAAGTGCTGGTCACGAAGGCTGCGGTCGCCCAGATCGAGGAGTTGCTGTCATGA
- the rplC gene encoding 50S ribosomal protein L3: protein MSLGLVGRKVGMTRIFTAEGDSIPVTVLDVSDNRVTQIKTVETDGYTAVQVAFGSRRASRVTKPLAGHLAKAGVEAGEILKEFRIDAAKAAELSNGAVVGADLFEVGQKVDVQGVSIGKGYAGTIKRYNFSSGRATHGNSRSHNVPGSIGMAQDPGRVFPGKRMTGHMGDVTVTVQNLEIARIDAERKLLLVKGAIPGAKGGKVFVTPAVKTKGAK, encoded by the coding sequence ATGAGCCTTGGACTCGTAGGTCGCAAGGTTGGCATGACCCGTATCTTCACGGCGGAAGGGGATTCGATTCCCGTCACCGTGCTGGACGTGTCGGACAACCGCGTGACGCAGATCAAGACTGTTGAAACCGACGGCTACACGGCCGTGCAGGTTGCATTCGGCTCCCGCCGCGCATCGCGCGTGACGAAGCCGCTGGCAGGTCATCTCGCCAAAGCCGGTGTTGAAGCCGGTGAAATCCTCAAGGAATTCCGCATTGACGCGGCCAAGGCAGCCGAGCTGTCGAATGGCGCCGTGGTCGGTGCAGATCTTTTCGAAGTGGGCCAGAAGGTCGACGTGCAAGGCGTGTCGATCGGTAAGGGCTACGCCGGTACGATCAAGCGTTACAACTTCTCCTCCGGCCGTGCCACGCACGGTAACTCGCGCTCGCACAACGTGCCGGGCTCGATCGGTATGGCGCAGGATCCGGGTCGCGTGTTCCCGGGTAAACGCATGACGGGTCACATGGGTGACGTGACGGTGACGGTGCAGAACCTCGAAATCGCTCGTATCGACGCAGAGCGCAAGCTGCTGCTCGTCAAGGGCGCGATTCCGGGCGCGAAGGGCGGCAAGGTTTTTGTGACGCCGGCCGTCAAGACCAAGGGGGCGAAATAA
- the rpsJ gene encoding 30S ribosomal protein S10, producing MQQQKIRIRLKAFDYRLIDQSAAEIVDTAKRTGAIVRGPVPLPTRIQRFDILRSPHVNKTSRDQLEIRTHQRLMDIVDPTDKTVDALMKLDLPAGVDVEIKLQ from the coding sequence ATGCAGCAACAGAAAATCCGCATTCGCCTGAAGGCTTTCGACTATCGTCTGATCGATCAATCGGCTGCCGAGATCGTCGATACCGCGAAGCGGACTGGCGCAATCGTCCGTGGCCCGGTGCCGCTGCCGACGCGCATTCAGCGTTTTGACATCCTGCGTTCGCCGCACGTCAACAAGACGTCGCGCGATCAGCTCGAAATCCGCACCCACCAGCGCCTGATGGACATCGTCGATCCGACCGACAAGACGGTTGACGCGCTGATGAAGCTCGATCTGCCGGCTGGCGTCGACGTGGAAATCAAGCTGCAGTAA
- the tuf gene encoding elongation factor Tu: MAKGKFERTKPHVNVGTIGHVDHGKTTLTAAITTVLTKKFGGEAKAYDQIDAAPEEKARGITINTAHVEYETANRHYAHVDCPGHADYVKNMITGAAQMDGAILVCSAADGPMPQTREHILLARQVGVPYIIVFLNKCDMVDDAELLELVEMEVRELLSKYDFPGDDTPIVKGSAKLALEGDTGELGEVAIMSLADALDTYIPTPERAVDGAFLMPVEDVFSISGRGTVVTGRVERGIVKVGEEIEIVGIKPTVKTTCTGVEMFRKLLDQGQAGDNVGILLRGTKREDVERGQVLAKPGSITPHTHFTAEVYVLSKDEGGRHTPFFNNYRPQFYFRTTDVTGSIELPKDKEMVMPGDNVSITVKLIAPIAMEEGLRFAIREGGRTVGAGVVAKIIE, encoded by the coding sequence ATGGCAAAAGGTAAATTCGAGCGGACCAAGCCGCACGTGAACGTTGGTACGATTGGTCACGTTGACCACGGCAAGACGACGCTGACGGCAGCGATCACGACGGTGCTGACGAAGAAGTTCGGCGGCGAAGCGAAGGCATACGACCAGATCGACGCGGCGCCGGAAGAAAAGGCGCGCGGCATCACGATCAACACGGCACACGTCGAGTACGAAACGGCAAACCGCCACTACGCACACGTCGACTGCCCGGGCCACGCTGACTATGTGAAGAACATGATCACGGGCGCGGCGCAGATGGACGGCGCGATCCTGGTTTGCTCGGCAGCAGACGGCCCGATGCCGCAAACGCGTGAGCACATCCTGCTGGCGCGTCAGGTTGGCGTTCCGTACATCATCGTGTTCCTGAACAAGTGCGACATGGTGGACGACGCTGAACTGCTCGAGCTGGTCGAGATGGAAGTTCGCGAACTCCTGTCGAAGTACGACTTCCCGGGCGACGACACGCCGATCGTGAAGGGTTCGGCGAAGCTGGCGCTGGAAGGCGACACGGGCGAGCTGGGCGAAGTGGCGATCATGAGCCTGGCCGATGCGCTGGACACGTACATCCCGACGCCGGAGCGTGCAGTTGACGGCGCGTTCCTGATGCCGGTGGAAGACGTGTTCTCGATCTCGGGCCGTGGTACGGTGGTGACGGGTCGTGTCGAGCGCGGCATCGTGAAGGTCGGCGAAGAAATCGAAATCGTCGGTATCAAGCCGACGGTGAAGACGACCTGCACGGGCGTTGAAATGTTCCGCAAGCTGCTGGACCAAGGTCAGGCAGGCGACAACGTTGGTATCCTGCTGCGCGGCACGAAGCGTGAAGACGTGGAGCGTGGCCAGGTTCTGGCGAAGCCGGGTTCGATCACGCCGCACACGCACTTCACGGCTGAAGTGTACGTGCTGAGCAAGGACGAAGGCGGCCGTCACACGCCGTTCTTCAACAACTACCGTCCGCAGTTCTACTTCCGTACGACGGACGTGACGGGCTCGATCGAGCTGCCGAAGGACAAGGAAATGGTGATGCCGGGCGACAACGTGTCGATCACGGTGAAGCTGATTGCGCCGATCGCGATGGAAGAAGGTCTGCGCTTCGCAATCCGCGAAGGTGGCCGTACCGTCGGCGCCGGCGTCGTCGCCAAGATCATCGAGTAA
- the fusA gene encoding elongation factor G, whose protein sequence is MARKTPIERYRNIGISAHIDAGKTTTTERILFYTGVNHKIGEVHDGAATMDWMEQEQERGITITSAATTAFWKGMGGNYPEHRINIIDTPGHVDFTIEVERSMRVLDGACMVYCAVGGVQPQSETVWRQANKYKVPRLAFVNKMDRTGANFFKVYDQLRLRLKANPVPVVVPIGAEEGFKGVVDLIKMKAIIWDEASQGTKFDYVDIPAELVDTCNEWREKMVEAAAESNEDLMNKYLEAGELTEAEIVKGLRDRTIACEIQPMLCGTAFKNKGVQRMLDAVIDFLPSPVDIPPVTGELENGEKTERRAADDEKFSALAFKIMTDPFVGQLIFFRVYSGVVNSGDTLLNATKDKKERLGRILQMHANQREEIKEVRAGDIAAAVGLKEATTGDTLCDPAHPIVLERMIFPEPVISQAVEPKTKADQEKMGLALNRLAQEDPSFRVQTDEESGQTIISGMGELHLEILVDRMKREFGVEATVGKPQVAYRETIRKSAADVEGKFVKQSGGRGQYGHAVITLERSELGKGYEFIDAIKGGVIPREYIPSVDKGIQETLKSGVLAGFPVVDVKVTLTFGSYHDVDSNENAFRMAGSMAFKEAMRRADPVLLEPMMAVEVETPEDFMGNVMGDLSGRRGIIQGMDDMVGGGKIVRAEVPLSEMFGYSTSLRSLTQGRATYTMEFKHYAEAPKNVAEAIISAKSK, encoded by the coding sequence GTGGCTCGCAAGACTCCTATCGAGCGCTACCGCAATATCGGTATTAGCGCTCACATCGACGCCGGCAAAACGACGACGACCGAGCGCATTCTGTTTTACACCGGTGTGAACCACAAGATCGGTGAAGTCCACGACGGCGCAGCCACGATGGACTGGATGGAGCAGGAACAGGAGCGTGGCATCACGATCACGTCCGCTGCTACCACGGCCTTCTGGAAGGGCATGGGCGGCAACTATCCGGAACACCGCATCAACATCATTGACACCCCGGGCCACGTCGACTTCACGATCGAAGTGGAGCGTTCGATGCGCGTGCTCGACGGCGCGTGCATGGTGTACTGCGCAGTGGGCGGCGTGCAGCCGCAGTCGGAAACGGTGTGGCGCCAGGCGAACAAGTACAAGGTGCCGCGTCTCGCGTTCGTCAACAAGATGGACCGTACCGGCGCGAACTTCTTCAAGGTCTACGACCAGCTCCGTCTGCGCCTGAAGGCAAACCCGGTTCCGGTCGTGGTGCCGATCGGCGCGGAAGAAGGCTTCAAGGGCGTCGTCGACCTGATCAAGATGAAGGCGATCATTTGGGACGAGGCGTCGCAAGGTACCAAGTTCGACTACGTCGACATCCCGGCGGAACTCGTCGACACGTGCAACGAATGGCGTGAAAAGATGGTCGAAGCGGCTGCCGAGTCGAACGAAGACCTGATGAACAAGTATCTGGAAGCGGGCGAACTGACCGAAGCCGAGATCGTGAAGGGTCTGCGCGACCGTACGATCGCGTGCGAAATCCAGCCGATGCTGTGCGGTACCGCGTTCAAGAACAAGGGCGTGCAGCGCATGCTCGACGCCGTGATCGATTTCCTGCCGTCGCCGGTCGACATTCCGCCGGTTACGGGCGAGCTCGAAAATGGCGAGAAGACGGAGCGCCGTGCTGCCGACGACGAGAAGTTCTCGGCACTCGCGTTCAAGATCATGACCGACCCGTTCGTCGGCCAGCTGATCTTCTTCCGCGTCTACTCGGGCGTTGTCAATTCGGGCGACACGCTGCTCAATGCGACCAAGGACAAGAAGGAACGTCTCGGCCGTATTCTGCAGATGCACGCGAACCAGCGCGAAGAAATCAAGGAAGTTCGCGCGGGCGACATCGCTGCTGCGGTCGGCCTGAAGGAAGCGACCACGGGCGACACGCTGTGCGATCCGGCTCATCCGATCGTGCTCGAGCGCATGATTTTCCCGGAGCCGGTGATTTCGCAGGCAGTCGAGCCGAAGACGAAGGCTGACCAGGAAAAGATGGGCCTGGCGCTCAACCGTCTCGCTCAGGAAGATCCGTCGTTCCGCGTGCAGACCGACGAAGAATCGGGTCAAACGATCATTTCGGGTATGGGCGAGCTCCACCTCGAAATTCTCGTCGACCGGATGAAGCGTGAATTCGGCGTGGAAGCGACCGTCGGCAAGCCGCAGGTGGCGTACCGCGAAACCATTCGCAAGTCGGCCGCGGACGTCGAAGGCAAGTTCGTCAAGCAGTCGGGCGGCCGTGGTCAGTATGGCCATGCGGTCATTACGCTCGAGCGCAGCGAACTGGGCAAGGGCTACGAGTTCATCGACGCGATCAAGGGCGGCGTGATCCCGCGCGAATACATTCCGTCGGTTGACAAGGGTATCCAGGAAACGCTGAAGAGCGGCGTGCTGGCAGGCTTCCCGGTCGTCGACGTGAAGGTCACGCTGACGTTCGGTTCGTACCACGACGTCGACTCGAACGAAAATGCGTTCCGCATGGCTGGTTCGATGGCGTTCAAGGAAGCGATGCGCCGCGCGGATCCGGTTCTGCTCGAACCGATGATGGCCGTGGAAGTGGAAACGCCGGAAGACTTCATGGGTAACGTGATGGGCGACCTGTCGGGTCGTCGCGGCATTATCCAGGGCATGGACGACATGGTGGGCGGCGGCAAGATCGTGCGCGCCGAAGTGCCTCTGTCGGAAATGTTCGGCTATTCCACGTCGCTGCGTTCGCTGACGCAGGGTCGCGCAACGTACACGATGGAGTTCAAGCACTACGCTGAAGCTCCGAAGAACGTTGCAGAAGCGATCATCAGCGCGAAGTCGAAGTAA
- the rpsG gene encoding 30S ribosomal protein S7 → MPRRREVPKREVLPDPKFGNVDVAKFMNMLMLSGKKSVAERIVYGAFEQIQTKGGKDPLEVFTVALNNVKPVVEVKSRRVGGANYQVPVEVRPSRRMALAMRWLREAAKKRSEKSMALRLAGELSEAAEGRGGAMKKRDEVHRMAEANRAFSHFRF, encoded by the coding sequence ATGCCGCGTCGTCGCGAAGTCCCCAAGCGGGAAGTGTTGCCGGATCCGAAGTTCGGCAACGTTGATGTAGCCAAGTTCATGAACATGCTGATGCTGTCCGGCAAGAAGTCGGTCGCAGAGCGCATCGTTTATGGCGCATTCGAACAGATCCAGACCAAGGGTGGCAAGGACCCGCTGGAAGTGTTCACGGTTGCGCTCAACAACGTGAAGCCGGTGGTCGAAGTGAAGAGCCGTCGCGTTGGTGGTGCCAACTATCAAGTTCCGGTCGAAGTGCGCCCGTCGCGTCGTATGGCATTGGCGATGCGCTGGCTGCGTGAGGCTGCGAAGAAGCGCAGCGAGAAGTCGATGGCTCTGCGCCTGGCAGGTGAACTCTCCGAAGCGGCCGAAGGCCGTGGCGGCGCGATGAAGAAGCGCGACGAAGTTCACCGCATGGCAGAAGCCAACCGCGCGTTCTCGCATTTCCGTTTCTAA
- the rpsL gene encoding 30S ribosomal protein S12 has translation MPTINQLVRKGRQSETTKSKSPALQDCPQRRGVCTRVYTTTPKKPNSALRKVAKVRLTNGFEVISYIGGEGHNLQEHSVVLIRGGRVKDLPGVRYHMVRGSLDTQGVKDRKQARSKYGAKRAKAAK, from the coding sequence ATGCCAACCATCAACCAACTGGTTCGCAAAGGCCGTCAGTCGGAAACGACGAAGAGCAAGAGCCCGGCCCTGCAGGACTGCCCCCAGCGTCGCGGCGTGTGCACCCGTGTGTACACGACGACGCCGAAGAAGCCGAACTCGGCACTCCGTAAGGTCGCCAAGGTTCGTCTGACGAACGGCTTCGAAGTGATTTCGTACATCGGCGGTGAAGGCCACAACCTGCAGGAACACTCGGTTGTGCTGATCCGCGGCGGCCGTGTGAAGGACTTGCCGGGTGTGCGTTACCACATGGTTCGCGGCTCGCTGGATACCCAGGGCGTCAAGGACCGTAAGCAAGCGCGCTCGAAGTACGGCGCGAAGCGTGCAAAGGCTGCCAAGTAA
- the recQ gene encoding DNA helicase RecQ, producing the protein MSRALEILDEVFGYSAFRGQQGEIVEHVATGGDCLVLMPTGGGKSLCYQIPALLRRETGQGAGIVVSPLIALMQDQVAALREVGVRAAYLNSTLSGAEAAATERALREGEIDLLYVAPERLMTGRFLDLLERAKIGLFAIDEAHCVSQWGHDFRPEYIQLSVLHERFPSVPRIALTATADAITRDEIIHRLALDDARVFISSFDRPNIRYRIVEKDNARSQLLDFIRAEHTNADGTTDAGVVYCLSRRKVEETAEWLKAQGVRALPYHAGMEFEVRQKHQEMFQREEGIVMCATIAFGMGIDKPDVRFVAHLDLPKSVEGYYQETGRAGRDGMPANAWMAYGLGDVVQQRKMIDESDADDAHKRVQTSKLDALLGLCETISCRRVRLLNYFGEASQPCGNCDTCIEPPDSWDATREAQMALSCVFRAQRASGFNFGSSHLIEILRGGRTEKVLQRGHDQLTTFGIGASLSEPEWRAIFRQLVAYGYLAVDHGGFGALMLTEAAKPVLKNEEKVTLRRYVKPQRTRQSSSRSGTRVDPTAGMGPRERARWDALRAWRAETAKTDGVPAYVIFHDATLAEIARNAPESIDDLRHIPGMGVRKLERFGDEIIDVVESA; encoded by the coding sequence ATGTCCCGCGCCCTCGAAATCCTCGACGAAGTCTTTGGTTATTCCGCATTCCGCGGCCAGCAGGGCGAGATCGTCGAACACGTCGCCACCGGCGGCGATTGTCTCGTGCTGATGCCCACCGGCGGCGGCAAGTCGCTGTGCTACCAGATTCCGGCACTGCTGCGCCGCGAAACCGGGCAGGGCGCCGGCATCGTCGTGTCGCCGCTGATCGCGCTGATGCAGGACCAGGTCGCCGCGCTGCGCGAAGTCGGCGTGCGCGCGGCGTACCTGAATTCGACGCTGTCGGGCGCCGAAGCCGCGGCGACCGAGCGCGCGCTGCGCGAAGGCGAGATCGACCTGCTGTACGTCGCGCCCGAACGGCTGATGACGGGGCGCTTCCTCGATCTGCTCGAGCGCGCGAAGATCGGCCTGTTCGCGATCGATGAAGCGCACTGCGTGTCGCAATGGGGGCACGATTTCCGCCCGGAATACATCCAGCTGTCGGTGCTGCACGAGCGGTTCCCGTCGGTGCCGCGCATCGCGCTGACCGCCACGGCCGATGCGATCACGCGCGACGAGATCATCCACCGCCTCGCGCTCGACGACGCGCGCGTGTTCATATCGAGCTTCGATCGCCCGAACATCCGCTACCGGATCGTCGAAAAGGACAATGCGCGTTCGCAGCTGCTCGACTTCATTCGCGCCGAACACACGAACGCCGACGGTACGACGGATGCGGGCGTCGTCTATTGCCTGTCGCGTCGCAAGGTCGAGGAAACGGCCGAGTGGCTGAAGGCGCAGGGCGTGCGTGCGCTGCCGTATCACGCGGGGATGGAGTTCGAGGTGCGGCAGAAGCACCAGGAAATGTTCCAGCGCGAGGAAGGCATCGTGATGTGCGCGACGATTGCGTTCGGCATGGGCATCGACAAGCCCGACGTGCGCTTCGTTGCGCACCTGGACCTGCCGAAAAGCGTCGAAGGCTACTACCAGGAAACCGGTCGCGCGGGCCGCGACGGGATGCCGGCGAATGCGTGGATGGCGTATGGCCTCGGCGACGTCGTCCAGCAACGCAAGATGATCGACGAGTCCGATGCGGATGACGCGCACAAGCGCGTTCAGACGTCGAAGCTCGACGCGCTGCTCGGGCTGTGCGAGACGATCTCGTGCCGCCGCGTGCGGCTGCTGAATTACTTCGGCGAGGCGAGCCAGCCGTGCGGCAACTGCGACACGTGCATCGAGCCGCCCGATTCGTGGGACGCGACGCGCGAGGCGCAGATGGCGCTGTCGTGCGTGTTCCGCGCGCAGCGCGCGAGCGGCTTCAATTTCGGCTCGAGCCACCTGATCGAGATCCTGCGCGGCGGGCGCACCGAGAAGGTGTTGCAGCGCGGCCACGACCAGCTCACGACGTTCGGGATCGGCGCGTCGCTGTCCGAGCCCGAGTGGCGCGCGATTTTCCGGCAGCTCGTCGCGTACGGCTACCTGGCCGTCGACCATGGCGGCTTCGGCGCGCTCATGCTGACCGAGGCCGCGAAGCCCGTGCTGAAGAACGAGGAAAAGGTCACGCTGCGTCGCTACGTGAAGCCGCAACGCACGCGCCAGTCGTCGAGCCGCAGCGGCACGCGCGTCGATCCGACGGCCGGCATGGGCCCGCGGGAGCGCGCACGGTGGGATGCGCTGCGCGCGTGGCGCGCGGAAACCGCAAAGACGGACGGCGTGCCGGCCTACGTGATCTTCCACGACGCGACGCTCGCGGAAATCGCGCGCAATGCGCCGGAGTCGATCGACGACCTGCGCCATATCCCCGGCATGGGCGTGCGCAAGCTCGAGCGCTTCGGCGACGAGATCATCGACGTCGTCGAATCGGCCTGA